One Dehalococcoidales bacterium genomic window, GACCTTCCCCATCTGCGGGGCACTGGGTTATATCTTCGCCAGGCTGCTGCAGCCGCTATTTGGCTAGGAAAGTTCTATCTGCCGCGGGTTTATACGGCATTTCTCGGCAGTGATAATGGCCTCTATTCTGGATACGGCGGCATCAATCTCGCCTTCACGGTTCACCACTACATAGTCGAACAGGTGCAACTGTTTCATCTCTTCTTCGGCGGTCCTGAGACGCACCGCCAGCTGGTCGGTTGACTCTGTAAGCCGCTGCCCTAACCGGTTACTGAGCTCCTCAATCGATGGCGCGGTAAGAAAGATAAACACAGCCCGGGGAGCAATTCGCCTGATTGTCGCCGCACCCTGTACGTCTATCTTAATAATTACGTCTTCTCCCCGGTCCAGGGCTTCCTTAACCGCCGCCCGGGGAACCCCGTACCAGTTGCCGTAGACATTGGCGGATTCCAGCATCGCATTGCCATCCAGCATTTCCCGGAACTTTGCTTCGGAAACGAAGTGGTAATCGACCCCGCCTTTCTCGTTGGGGCGTTGTGTACGCGTTGTCAGGGTAGTGATATAGCCGAGGGGATAGCCTGACTCCCTCAGCCTGGTCAGTACCGCATCTTTACCCACCCCGGAAGGACCGG contains:
- a CDS encoding guanylate kinase, with the translated sequence MNGESDRSESTAGRPLSPLLIVLSGPSGVGKDAVLTRLRESGYPLGYITTLTTRTQRPNEKGGVDYHFVSEAKFREMLDGNAMLESANVYGNWYGVPRAAVKEALDRGEDVIIKIDVQGAATIRRIAPRAVFIFLTAPSIEELSNRLGQRLTESTDQLAVRLRTAEEEMKQLHLFDYVVVNREGEIDAAVSRIEAIITAEKCRINPRQIELS